Below is a window of Flavobacterium sp. CFS9 DNA.
TCGATGTTGGCAGGATCAAGGCTTCCGTTTGTCAGTCCCGGTAATCCGTTAATCATTGTAGGCTGAACTGCAAAACCTCTTAGAGAGAAATACCCTGCGCCATCTCCTCCGCGTCCTGTAGAAGCCCAAAGAGTAGTCAATCCCGGTGCGTTTTTAAGAGCGTCGTCGATATTGGTTACGACTTGTTCTTTTAGCAGTTCTCCTGTAATAGTTGAATAAACTTGTGGGTTTTCAAGATTTTTAAGAGGTAATCTGGATACCTGCTGGTTTTCTTTGCGGGCTAACGGATTCTTTTTTCCGTGACCGTTGATCACGATTTCGTCCAGTTGCTCAGAATTGGAACTGATGGTGAAATCTTCAATTATTTCGTCTCCGCCATTAAGAGAAACACTTTTTTCTTTGGAAGAATGCCCAACCGCAGAAACTTTAATAACATAGTTTCCCGGTTTGATGTTTTTAATTTCGTAAAAACCTCTGCTGTCTGTATTGGTTCCTAATTTTGTTCCTTTTAGTAGGATGGTTACATTATCAGCGGGCTGATTGTTACTTAGTGTAATTTGCCCTTTTATGCTTGCTCTTTGCTGTGCCCACATTGTTGGAGTTGCAAGCAGTGCAAAGAGAAAAGCCAAAAATGTTTTAGTGTATTTGGTTTTCATTATTATTTAGAATTGATTTTAATAGTGCAAATTTAATTGCAGAACACAAACCAAACAAACTATTTTTATTTATTCTAAATAAAATAATTTTTAAAGGGTAAAATTTTTTATTGTTTAATTTTTTAACATCTTAAGCCGATTTTAAGTCAATATTAAGAAAAAAAACCTGCTCAAGTTAATGAGCAGGTTTTGTATGATTGTTGAAAAGTATTACAATTACAATTCTAAAGCGCGTTTAGCATCTCCGTTCATCAATAACTCTAACGGATTCTCTAAAGCTTCTTTTACAGCCACTAAGAAACCAACTGACTCACGTCCGTCGATGATTCTGTGGTCGTAAGAAAGTGCTACGTACATCATTGGGTGAATTTCCACTTTACCGTTTACAGCAATTGGACGCTCGATGATGTTGTGCATTCCTAAAATTCCTGACTGAGGAGGGTTGATGATTGGAGTACTCAACATACTTCCGAAAACTCCACCGTTAGTAATAGTGAAAGTTCCTCCTGTCATATCGTCAACAGTGATTTGACCGTCACGTGCTCTAAGTGCTAATCTTTTAATTTCAGCCTCGATTCCACGGAAAGTCAATAATTCAGCGTTACGAACTACCGGTACCATTAATCCTTTTGGTCCTGAAACTGCGATTGAGATGTCAGCAAAATCGTAAGCAATTTTGTAATCACCATCCATCATAGAGTTAACATCAGGGTATAATTCTAAAGCTCTTGTAACGGCTTTTGTAAAGAATGACATGAATCCTAAACTTAAACCACCGTGTTTTGCTTTGAAAGCATCTTTGTATTCGTTACGAATTTGGTTGATTGGCGTCATGTTTACTTCGTTGAAAGTAGTAAGCATAGCCGTTTCGTTTTTAGCCGAAACTAATCTTTCTGCTACTTTACGACGTAACATAGATAATTTTGTACGCTCAGTTCCACGGCTTCCTCCTGTTGGAGTTCCCATAGAAGGTACTGCGTTTACTGCGTCATCTTTAGTGATTCTTCCACCTTTACCAGTTCCTGTTACTGAAGCCGGAGCGATGTTTTT
It encodes the following:
- the odhB gene encoding 2-oxoglutarate dehydrogenase complex dihydrolipoyllysine-residue succinyltransferase, whose amino-acid sequence is MILEMKVPSPGESIKEVEIATWLVKDGDYVEKDQAIAEVDSDKATLELPAEMSGVITLKAEEGDTVAVGAVVCLIDTDAAKPSGSAPAAEAPKAEAPKAEVKAEAPKAAPVQAPAATSYAAGTPSPAARKILDEKNIAPASVTGTGKGGRITKDDAVNAVPSMGTPTGGSRGTERTKLSMLRRKVAERLVSAKNETAMLTTFNEVNMTPINQIRNEYKDAFKAKHGGLSLGFMSFFTKAVTRALELYPDVNSMMDGDYKIAYDFADISIAVSGPKGLMVPVVRNAELLTFRGIEAEIKRLALRARDGQITVDDMTGGTFTITNGGVFGSMLSTPIINPPQSGILGMHNIIERPIAVNGKVEIHPMMYVALSYDHRIIDGRESVGFLVAVKEALENPLELLMNGDAKRALEL